A genomic stretch from Larimichthys crocea isolate SSNF chromosome XXII, L_crocea_2.0, whole genome shotgun sequence includes:
- the igsf5a gene encoding uncharacterized protein igsf5a, whose translation MTVCWKPWPNLVWICLSLCATGVVTEEFKLQPLNSTVLQGSDVRYTATVVGTWQSMTWTVGEYLVATVHVPGTGNISVFSDQYAARFCVKDDISCVEFFMYNVTRGQSGKVICFVMGKYGSKTADLYVQASGVVSITGGTVTATQGDQVEFQCAAFLWFPDPTITWTRNGEAVNSSLYNTTSVNDVNYFNSTSVLKFQAERNTRVECLATVPTLTKPIQSSSVYLVVVPKPPDWTVLIAVVLSFSCAALLALLIIGIVFCYKRRKEKQLTYQDEMSRRVRTQSQLSGVHAPGQRKTGQMNAGYMPDGQTSVAPSQNTDSGFSQANGSQFYEIHDIVNHAGSACNTVDGVMKHRHVTIV comes from the exons ATGACTGTTTGCTGGAAACCATGGCCTAACCTCGTCTGGATCTGTTTATCACTGTGTGCAACCGGAG TGGTCACAGAAGAGTTCAAACTACAGCCTCTGAATTCAACAGTGCTACAAGGCTCTGATGTGCGATACACCGCCACCGTGGTGGGAACCTGGCAGAGCATGACTTGGACTGTTGGAGAGTATCTGGTCGCCACTGTCCATGTCCCTGGCACCGGTAACATAAGCGTATTCTCAGACCAGTATGCTGCCAGATTCTGCGTTAAAGATGACATCAGCTGTGTGGAGTTCTTCATGTACAACGTCACCCGTGGACAGTCCGGGAAGGTTATCTGCTTTGTGATGGGGAAGTATGGATCGAAGACAGCAGACCTTTACGTACAAG CCAGTGGTGTGGTCAGCATCACAGGAGGAACCGTGACGGCGACTCAGGGCGACCAGGTTGAGTTCCAGTGTGCAGCATTTCTGTGGTTCCCTGATCCTACCATCACCTGGACCCGCAATGGTGAAGCTGTGAACAGCAGCCTGTACAACACCACCAGCGTTAATGATGTGAATTACTTCAACTCCACGAGCGTCCTGAAATTCCAGGCAGAGAGAAACACCAGGGTGGAGTGTTTGGCGACTGTGCCGACACTAACAAAGCCAATCCAATCCAGCTCGGTCTACTTGGTGGTTG TTCCCAAGCCTCCTGACTGGACTGTGCTGATAGCTGTGGTGTTGTCCTTTAGTTGTGCCGCTCTGCTGGCTTTGCTCATCATTGGAATCGTCTTCTGCTACAAACGCAGGAAAGAAAAAC AACTCACCTACCAAGATGAAATGAG CAGGAGAGTGAGGACACAGAGCCAGCTGAGTGGCGTCCACGCGCCTGGACAGAGAAAAACGGGTCAGATGAACGCAGGATACATGCCGGATGGTCAGACAA GTGTCGCCCCCAGTCAGAACACTGACAGCGGCTTTTCTCAGGCAAATGGCTCCCAATTTTATGAG ATCCATGATATTGTGAACCACGCAGGAAGTGCCTGCAACACTGTGGACGGCGTcatgaaacacagacatgtcACTATCGTGTGA